The Candidatus Desulfofervidus auxilii genome has a segment encoding these proteins:
- the bioF gene encoding 8-amino-7-oxononanoate synthase produces the protein MFLKDIIQELKDIKKNNLFRYLREIILLDPIHAIIEGKEVTLFCSNNYLGLTHHKEVIKAANEALERYGVGAGAARLISGHNPLYKELENALAEFKQTEKTLVFSTGYTTNIGTISALVGRRDAIFCDRLAHASIIDGCFLSGARFFRFKHNDLVHLEKLIKEANAFRRRLIITEGVFSMDGDIAPLPEIYEIAKKYDAILLVDDAHGTGVLGEGRGSLFHFNIKGERIIQMATLSKAIGALGGFVAGNKDLIDYLINKARSFIFTTALPPSVIAAAKKAIEIIEKEPEHLKRLKENIYFLRKGLNDLGFKLPSYPTPIIPLILGNEEDALDLSKKLFDAGFFIPAIRPPTVPKGSSRLRITISSVHKKEDIESLLDAIEFFYHRNRHRGR, from the coding sequence ATGTTTTTAAAGGATATAATTCAGGAATTGAAAGATATTAAAAAAAATAATCTTTTTCGCTACTTAAGAGAAATAATATTATTAGATCCTATTCATGCCATTATTGAAGGGAAAGAGGTCACTTTGTTTTGCTCAAATAATTATTTGGGGCTTACTCATCATAAAGAGGTAATTAAGGCAGCAAATGAGGCTTTAGAAAGGTATGGTGTTGGTGCTGGGGCAGCAAGATTGATTAGTGGGCATAATCCTCTTTATAAAGAGCTTGAAAATGCATTAGCTGAATTTAAGCAAACAGAAAAAACTCTTGTTTTTTCTACAGGCTATACAACAAATATAGGAACAATATCTGCCCTTGTAGGCAGAAGGGATGCCATTTTTTGTGATAGATTAGCCCATGCCTCTATTATAGATGGTTGTTTTTTAAGTGGGGCAAGGTTTTTTCGTTTTAAGCACAATGATTTGGTACATTTAGAGAAATTGATTAAAGAGGCAAATGCTTTTAGAAGGCGACTTATTATTACAGAAGGTGTATTTTCTATGGATGGTGATATAGCCCCTTTACCAGAGATTTATGAAATAGCAAAAAAGTATGATGCCATTTTGCTTGTAGATGATGCACATGGAACAGGTGTGCTTGGAGAAGGAAGGGGCAGTTTGTTTCATTTTAATATTAAGGGAGAAAGAATCATTCAGATGGCTACTTTGAGTAAAGCCATTGGTGCATTGGGAGGATTTGTGGCAGGGAATAAAGACTTAATAGATTATCTTATTAATAAAGCACGTTCCTTTATTTTTACTACAGCATTGCCACCTTCTGTTATAGCAGCAGCAAAAAAGGCAATAGAGATTATAGAAAAAGAACCAGAGCATTTAAAAAGGTTAAAAGAAAATATTTATTTTTTAAGGAAAGGGCTTAATGACTTAGGATTTAAATTGCCATCTTATCCTACACCTATTATTCCTTTAATTTTAGGCAATGAAGAAGATGCTTTAGATTTAAGTAAAAAGCTTTTTGATGCTGGTTTTTTTATCCCAGCCATCCGTCCACCTACAGTGCCAAAGGGGAGTTCAAGATTGCGTATAACTATAAGCAGTGTACATAAAAAAGAAGATATTGAGAGCCTTTTAGATGCAATTGAGTTTTTTTATCACAGGAACAGACACAGAGGTAGGTAA